From a region of the Aeoliella mucimassa genome:
- a CDS encoding DUF2760 domain-containing protein — translation MRIWLAFQTFFKVLFNKEFATDLEQLQLEGPPQPAALPTPTPKPKPPARSEAITLLATLQREARFVDMVSESLDAYSDAQIGAAARDVLRDCGQVVERLFALKPMADQEEGQPIEVPAAYDAAQYRLVGSVSGEGPFNGTLQHAGWKATKVELPQWSGDEASALVVAPAEVQVG, via the coding sequence ATGCGAATTTGGCTAGCCTTCCAGACCTTTTTTAAGGTGCTGTTTAATAAAGAGTTTGCAACCGACCTCGAGCAACTTCAGCTGGAGGGGCCGCCGCAGCCCGCTGCGCTGCCGACTCCGACCCCCAAGCCAAAACCCCCTGCCCGGAGCGAGGCCATCACTTTGCTGGCCACCCTGCAGCGGGAGGCCCGCTTCGTCGATATGGTCAGCGAGTCGCTCGACGCGTATTCCGACGCCCAGATTGGTGCGGCTGCCCGCGACGTGCTCCGCGACTGTGGTCAGGTAGTCGAGCGTTTATTCGCCCTGAAGCCGATGGCCGACCAAGAAGAAGGTCAGCCGATCGAAGTGCCGGCTGCTTACGATGCCGCGCAGTATCGGCTGGTCGGCAGCGTCAGCGGCGAGGGACCCTTCAATGGAACCTTGCAGCACGCCGGCTGGAAGGCGACCAAAGTGGAACTGCCGCAATGGTCGGGCGACGAAGCCTCGGCCCTGGTAGTAGCACCGGCCGAAGTGCAGGTGGGCTAA
- a CDS encoding Hsp70 family protein, with the protein MSARYVIGIDLGTTNGVVAYAALDAEQPQVELLAIPQLVAASTVEERTALPSFLYLAPEHEAGGSLGVPWEAERAYAVGEYARRQSADMPDRTVAAAKSWLCHSKVDRRAPLLPAGAPADVPKVSPVTASQRYLQHMVAAWHAKMPDAPLAEQQVVLTVPASFDAAARELTREAALAAGLPADLVLLEEPQAAVYSWLAERGDDWRKDLSAGDRLLVCDVGGGTTDLTLVDVAEQDGELALERLAVGDHLLVGGDNMDLALAHQVAGLFAEQGVKLDAWQSVSLWHACRDAKEALLTAGGEDSHRVSVLGRGSKLIGGTVSVDVPRTMATELMLGGFFPKCDLTAKPQRQRASGFQEIGLPFESDVAITRHLAAFLTAHADDSGGAAYPTHVLFNGGVFKAEALRELVLGLIGEWSTTGTPASELPGARDLDNSVARGAAFYGWTKEHGGVRIRGGVARSYYVGIETAGLAIPGAPRPLRALCVVPFGMEEGTTIDVPSGEIGLVLGEPAHFRFFSSAVRNQDEPGVVLPQIDEEELSETDPLEATLETTSETDDNYVPVRFQTHITELGVFELWCVSTTSDERWKLEFNVREG; encoded by the coding sequence ATGTCCGCCAGATATGTCATCGGAATCGACCTGGGAACCACCAACGGAGTGGTGGCGTACGCCGCGCTCGATGCGGAGCAGCCGCAGGTGGAGTTATTAGCCATCCCGCAGTTGGTAGCTGCCAGCACGGTGGAGGAGCGGACTGCGCTGCCGTCGTTCCTGTATTTGGCCCCGGAGCACGAAGCGGGCGGATCGCTCGGCGTGCCTTGGGAAGCGGAACGCGCCTACGCGGTCGGCGAGTACGCCCGGCGGCAAAGTGCCGACATGCCCGATCGCACCGTTGCAGCAGCCAAGAGCTGGTTGTGCCATAGCAAAGTCGATCGCCGCGCGCCGCTGCTGCCCGCGGGAGCCCCGGCCGACGTGCCGAAGGTGTCGCCAGTCACCGCTTCGCAGCGTTACTTGCAGCACATGGTAGCTGCCTGGCATGCGAAGATGCCCGATGCCCCGCTCGCCGAACAGCAAGTGGTGCTCACCGTGCCGGCGTCGTTCGACGCGGCCGCGCGAGAACTCACCCGCGAAGCCGCGCTGGCGGCAGGCTTGCCAGCCGACCTGGTGCTGCTCGAAGAGCCGCAAGCGGCCGTTTACTCGTGGCTCGCCGAACGGGGGGACGACTGGCGCAAGGATCTCTCGGCCGGCGATCGCTTGCTGGTTTGCGACGTTGGTGGTGGAACGACCGACCTGACGCTGGTCGACGTGGCCGAGCAAGATGGCGAGCTGGCCCTCGAGCGACTCGCGGTCGGCGATCACTTGCTCGTCGGCGGCGACAACATGGATCTCGCCCTCGCCCACCAGGTTGCAGGGCTGTTTGCTGAGCAAGGGGTGAAACTCGACGCCTGGCAATCGGTATCGCTCTGGCACGCCTGCCGCGATGCCAAAGAAGCGTTGCTCACCGCTGGCGGTGAAGATTCGCACCGCGTGTCGGTACTCGGCCGCGGCAGCAAACTGATTGGCGGCACCGTGTCGGTCGACGTACCGCGGACGATGGCCACCGAGTTGATGCTCGGCGGATTCTTCCCCAAGTGCGACCTCACGGCCAAACCACAGCGGCAACGGGCTTCAGGCTTTCAGGAAATCGGCCTGCCGTTTGAGTCGGATGTTGCCATCACTCGGCATCTGGCCGCGTTCCTCACTGCCCATGCCGACGACTCCGGCGGAGCCGCCTACCCGACGCACGTGCTCTTCAACGGCGGCGTGTTCAAGGCCGAAGCGCTCCGCGAGTTGGTGCTCGGTCTGATTGGCGAATGGTCGACCACCGGCACTCCCGCCAGCGAACTGCCCGGCGCCCGCGACCTAGATAACTCCGTCGCCCGCGGGGCTGCGTTCTATGGCTGGACCAAGGAGCACGGCGGCGTCCGCATTCGCGGCGGTGTCGCACGATCCTACTACGTCGGCATCGAAACAGCCGGCCTCGCCATCCCCGGCGCCCCCCGCCCCCTACGGGCGCTGTGCGTCGTGCCGTTCGGCATGGAAGAAGGCACCACCATCGACGTCCCCTCGGGCGAAATCGGCCTGGTGCTCGGCGAGCCCGCCCACTTTCGGTTCTTTAGCTCTGCGGTTCGCAATCAAGACGAGCCAGGCGTCGTGCTGCCCCAGATCGACGAAGAAGAACTAAGCGAAACCGACCCGCTGGAGGCCACCCTCGAAACCACCAGCGAGACCGACGACAACTACGTGCCAGTCCGGTTCCAAACCCACATCACCGAACTCGGCGTGTTCGAACTCTGGTGCGTTAGCACGACATCGGACGAACGCTGGAAACTGGAGTTCAATGTGCGGGAGGGGTAG
- a CDS encoding ester cyclase codes for MTEQEKLVTDYIETVWNTGNYQALESMTTSDFAYHLGGQPPRDRAGLQLFVTSCRRSFPDWRVAIESIVSTDDQVAVRWRGQVTHQGEFHGILATGRKVHVSGMNFYRLAGDKIAEEWEQTDSLDLLRQLGALP; via the coding sequence ATGACGGAACAAGAGAAGCTGGTAACCGACTACATCGAAACGGTTTGGAACACTGGCAACTACCAGGCGCTGGAATCGATGACCACGAGCGACTTCGCCTACCATCTGGGAGGCCAACCACCGCGTGACCGGGCGGGGTTGCAACTGTTTGTCACCTCGTGCCGTAGGTCGTTCCCCGACTGGCGCGTTGCCATCGAGAGCATCGTGTCGACCGACGACCAGGTGGCCGTCCGCTGGCGCGGACAGGTAACCCACCAAGGCGAGTTCCACGGCATCCTGGCCACCGGCCGCAAGGTGCATGTCTCGGGCATGAACTTCTACCGCCTGGCAGGCGACAAGATCGCCGAAGAGTGGGAGCAAACCGACTCGCTCGACCTGCTCCGCCAGTTGGGGGCGCTGCCTTGA
- a CDS encoding alpha/beta fold hydrolase has protein sequence MVRILLLAVCAAMLAGSAYGQAPVEGEAITFDENLKGYPYPFEVKNYAFHSQGRDLQMAYMYLPAKDPAKGVVTLLHGKNFNGAYWQQTAEYLQSLGYGVLMPDQIGFGKSTKATSYQYSFAVLAQNTKQLMQSLGIEKSIVVGHSMGGMLASRFALLYPEATTQLILVNPIGLENYLQYVQYKDVQFFFENELGSTPEKIVEYQKKNYYDGAWNGRYAALTLPLVGWVQGDDWNKLAYVSALTYDMIFTQPVVEEFKDFQVPTTLIIGTRDRTGPGRNWMKPGVEFELGRYDLIGERIQQRNPNIKVVELDGLGHLPHIEDFTRFKMAFTGALQP, from the coding sequence ATGGTGCGTATTCTACTACTGGCGGTTTGTGCGGCGATGCTAGCGGGCTCGGCTTATGGACAGGCACCCGTCGAAGGCGAGGCGATTACCTTCGACGAAAACCTAAAGGGTTACCCGTATCCGTTTGAGGTCAAGAACTACGCGTTCCACTCGCAGGGACGCGACTTGCAGATGGCCTACATGTATCTGCCAGCCAAGGACCCGGCCAAGGGGGTCGTCACGCTGCTGCATGGCAAGAACTTCAACGGGGCGTACTGGCAGCAAACCGCCGAGTACCTGCAGTCGCTCGGGTACGGCGTGCTCATGCCCGATCAGATTGGCTTTGGCAAGTCGACCAAGGCCACGAGCTATCAGTACAGCTTTGCAGTCCTGGCTCAGAATACCAAGCAGTTGATGCAGTCGCTCGGCATTGAAAAATCGATTGTCGTGGGGCACTCGATGGGGGGCATGCTCGCTTCGCGGTTCGCCCTGCTCTACCCCGAGGCAACCACGCAACTGATTCTGGTGAATCCCATTGGGCTCGAAAACTATCTGCAGTACGTGCAATACAAAGATGTGCAGTTCTTCTTCGAGAACGAACTTGGAAGCACGCCCGAAAAGATCGTCGAGTACCAGAAGAAGAACTACTACGACGGCGCCTGGAACGGACGTTACGCCGCGCTGACGCTGCCGCTGGTCGGATGGGTGCAAGGCGACGACTGGAACAAGCTGGCCTACGTGAGCGCGCTGACCTACGACATGATCTTTACCCAGCCGGTGGTCGAGGAGTTCAAGGACTTCCAAGTGCCGACGACTTTGATCATCGGCACCCGCGACCGCACCGGTCCAGGGCGCAACTGGATGAAGCCGGGCGTTGAGTTCGAACTCGGCCGCTACGACTTAATCGGCGAGCGCATCCAACAGCGGAATCCCAACATCAAAGTCGTGGAACTCGATGGACTGGGACACTTGCCGCATATCGAAGATTTCACGCGGTTTAAAATGGCCTTTACCGGGGCACTTCAGCCCTAA
- a CDS encoding PSD1 and planctomycete cytochrome C domain-containing protein produces MWIGPRLWMQGASLSICLLATSLVSFVQAEDRIDFNRQIRPLLSDRCYQCHGPDENHREAGLRLDLEEAATAETDSGTIALVPGDTEASELVARIATDDADLVMPPVDSGKSLNAEEIALLKKWVEQGAKYQPHWAFVAPKVVAPAEVKQAEWPAGEIDKYILAEIEAAGLEPSPEANKITLIRRVTLDLTGLPPTPEEVAAFLADDSADAYEKVVDRLLASPRYGEHMARFWLDAVRYGDTHGLHLDNYREMWPYRDWVVRAFNDNLTWDQFTRMNLAGDLLPEPSLDDLIASGYNRSHITTNEGGSIAEEVRVRNVVDRVSTTGTVFMGLTMGCAVCHDHKFDPITMRDFYAMSGFFNNLDANPMDGNRADHAPTVKAPTPEQQTELARLEQRLKELATKLDAPWQAVDTAQAEWETKTREQLASQAKPELVWGTWHSVGPFRSDLRYLQGQKQGPEGKPVKLDDQFELSTGEKVAWVAHPEWADGEPHTEFEQIVSAMFVYRTIESDQARAITVGVGSDDGVRIYLNGKKVHDKRTPRGVTVNEDQVTLKLKQGTNELLMKIVNHGGGCGFAFSVPEGNELPAEVIAAVNVEPAARTDEHQRTLRQYYRMQISDDAGIAELLDERSKVEQEKVAVESAIPTTLIMKERAEVRPTYVLTRGQYDTPDKEQGALPRRVPEFLPSLPDDAPKDRLGLANWLLTEQQPLMARVTVNRFWQQLFGIGLVETSDDFGSQGSWPSHPELLDWLAIDFREHDWDVKRTMKQMVMSQTYRQSSKTSPELTAIDPKNRLLSHGPRYRLDAEVIRDQALAVSGLLVEKLGGPGVKPPQPSGLWEAVAYSGSNTKTFVADHGPEKVHRRSVYTFWKRTSPPPEMTTLDAPSRESCVVRRERTNTPLAALMLLNDPQYFEAARALAQRAMRDAKNEPDAVVDRMFELATLREPTDDELYRLRTLFDESLARYESDPNSRDQLLSVGEAPMDDELDHTELASWTLVANAILNLDEVLNKE; encoded by the coding sequence ATGTGGATCGGACCCCGTTTGTGGATGCAGGGTGCATCACTAAGTATTTGTTTGCTCGCTACGAGCTTGGTTTCGTTCGTCCAGGCGGAAGATCGAATTGACTTCAATCGTCAGATTCGGCCCTTGCTATCGGATCGCTGTTACCAGTGCCATGGCCCTGATGAAAATCATCGCGAGGCCGGACTGCGCCTCGACCTGGAGGAAGCCGCCACGGCCGAAACCGATTCGGGCACCATTGCCCTCGTGCCTGGCGATACCGAAGCCAGCGAGTTGGTCGCCCGCATCGCGACCGACGATGCCGATCTGGTGATGCCGCCGGTCGATTCGGGTAAGTCGCTCAATGCCGAGGAAATTGCGCTACTCAAGAAGTGGGTCGAGCAGGGTGCCAAGTACCAACCTCACTGGGCCTTCGTTGCTCCCAAAGTGGTCGCCCCCGCCGAGGTCAAGCAAGCTGAGTGGCCAGCAGGCGAAATCGACAAGTACATTCTGGCCGAGATCGAAGCCGCGGGGCTCGAACCCTCGCCCGAAGCCAACAAGATAACGCTCATCCGCCGAGTGACGCTCGACCTCACGGGCTTGCCTCCCACGCCGGAGGAAGTGGCCGCGTTCCTGGCCGACGACTCCGCCGATGCGTACGAGAAGGTGGTCGATCGCTTGCTCGCGTCGCCCAGGTATGGTGAGCACATGGCCCGGTTCTGGCTCGATGCGGTCCGCTATGGCGACACGCATGGCTTGCACCTGGATAACTATCGCGAGATGTGGCCCTACCGCGACTGGGTGGTGCGGGCCTTCAACGACAACTTGACGTGGGATCAGTTCACCAGGATGAACCTGGCCGGCGACCTGCTGCCCGAGCCTTCGCTCGACGACCTGATCGCCAGCGGCTACAACCGCTCGCACATCACCACGAACGAGGGTGGTTCGATCGCCGAAGAAGTTCGGGTGCGGAACGTGGTCGATCGCGTGTCGACCACCGGTACCGTGTTCATGGGACTCACCATGGGCTGCGCGGTGTGCCATGATCACAAGTTCGATCCGATCACGATGCGCGACTTCTACGCGATGTCGGGCTTCTTTAACAATCTCGATGCCAACCCCATGGATGGCAACCGGGCCGACCACGCCCCCACGGTGAAAGCCCCTACGCCTGAGCAGCAGACTGAGCTCGCGCGTCTCGAACAACGACTCAAGGAACTCGCGACCAAGCTCGATGCTCCTTGGCAAGCGGTCGATACCGCCCAAGCGGAGTGGGAAACCAAAACCCGTGAGCAACTCGCCAGCCAGGCGAAGCCGGAGCTGGTGTGGGGCACCTGGCACAGCGTGGGACCCTTCCGTTCCGACCTTCGCTATCTGCAAGGTCAGAAGCAAGGCCCTGAAGGCAAACCAGTGAAGCTTGACGATCAGTTTGAGCTGTCGACCGGCGAAAAGGTCGCCTGGGTCGCCCATCCCGAGTGGGCCGATGGCGAGCCGCATACCGAGTTCGAGCAAATCGTCTCCGCGATGTTCGTCTATCGCACGATCGAGTCGGATCAGGCGCGGGCGATCACCGTCGGCGTCGGTTCGGACGACGGGGTGCGCATCTACTTGAACGGCAAAAAGGTGCACGACAAACGGACGCCTCGGGGAGTCACGGTGAACGAAGATCAGGTGACCTTGAAGCTCAAACAAGGCACCAACGAGCTGCTGATGAAGATCGTCAACCACGGCGGAGGATGCGGCTTTGCCTTCAGCGTGCCCGAGGGGAATGAGTTGCCGGCCGAGGTGATTGCGGCCGTGAACGTGGAACCTGCCGCCCGCACCGACGAGCACCAGCGGACGCTTCGCCAGTACTATCGCATGCAGATTTCCGACGACGCTGGCATCGCCGAGCTACTCGACGAACGTAGCAAGGTGGAGCAAGAGAAGGTGGCTGTCGAAAGCGCCATCCCCACGACGCTCATCATGAAAGAGCGAGCCGAGGTGCGACCCACCTACGTGCTGACCCGTGGGCAGTACGATACGCCCGACAAAGAGCAAGGTGCCCTGCCCCGCCGGGTGCCGGAGTTCTTGCCGTCGCTGCCGGACGATGCTCCCAAGGATCGACTTGGCCTGGCCAACTGGTTGTTGACCGAACAGCAGCCGCTTATGGCGCGAGTCACCGTGAATCGCTTCTGGCAGCAGCTGTTCGGCATCGGTCTGGTCGAGACCTCCGACGACTTTGGTTCGCAAGGCTCCTGGCCTAGCCATCCGGAACTCCTCGATTGGCTGGCCATTGACTTCCGCGAACACGACTGGGACGTCAAACGCACGATGAAGCAAATGGTGATGTCGCAAACCTATCGTCAGTCGTCCAAGACCTCGCCGGAGCTGACCGCGATCGATCCCAAGAATCGGTTGCTGTCGCATGGTCCACGGTACCGGCTGGATGCCGAAGTGATTCGCGACCAGGCGCTCGCCGTGAGTGGGTTGTTGGTCGAAAAGCTCGGCGGCCCCGGCGTGAAGCCACCGCAGCCGAGTGGTCTGTGGGAGGCGGTCGCCTACTCCGGTTCGAACACCAAGACCTTCGTGGCCGATCACGGGCCCGAAAAGGTGCACCGCCGTAGCGTGTACACGTTCTGGAAACGGACGTCGCCGCCGCCGGAGATGACGACGCTCGACGCCCCTTCGCGGGAGAGTTGCGTCGTGCGTCGCGAACGCACCAACACTCCCCTGGCAGCGCTCATGTTGCTGAACGATCCGCAGTACTTCGAAGCCGCCCGGGCGCTGGCCCAGCGAGCAATGCGAGACGCCAAGAACGAGCCCGATGCGGTCGTCGATCGCATGTTCGAGCTGGCAACGCTCCGCGAGCCGACCGACGACGAGCTGTATCGGCTTCGCACGCTGTTCGACGAAAGCCTCGCTCGCTACGAGAGCGATCCTAACAGTCGCGATCAACTGCTCAGCGTCGGCGAGGCTCCGATGGACGACGAACTCGATCACACCGAGCTGGCATCGTGGACACTCGTGGCCAACGCGATATTGAATTTGGATGAGGTGCTCAACAAGGAGTAG
- a CDS encoding DUF1501 domain-containing protein codes for MDPIREHLQQLTRRHFFGGTALGLGTAALASLTGAKPAAASAKLGIGSVPHFAPKAKRAIYLFMAGAPSPPDMLDYKPKMRDKFKADLRKEVYEDGSPVLRTRVTTMTSGQSAFPIAPSKYKFEQYGQGGAWISELLPYTSRMADDIAIIRSMWTEAINHDPAITYITTGNQLPGSPSLGAWLSYGLGSENENLPSFVVMTPSWTGRQEAQALYNRLWGTGFLPSKHQGVALRSSGDPVLFLSNPPGVSPTDRRRVLDTVAAFNRERYQQFADPETEARIAQYEMAYRMQTSVPELTDLSKEPQHVLDMYGPDVHKPGTFAASCLLARRMIERGVRFTQIFHRGWDQHFNLPGDLPNQCRDIDQPSWALVQDLKQRGLLDDTLVVWGGEFGRTMYCQGTLNDKTYGRDHHPGCFSIWMAGGGVKGGTVHGNTCDYGCNIVDASGAPTTKFEDGAVHIRDLNATILHQLGIDHNRLSVKFRGLDQKLTGVEEAHVVKSVLA; via the coding sequence ATGGATCCTATTCGCGAACATTTGCAGCAACTGACCCGTCGGCATTTCTTCGGCGGCACCGCCCTGGGGCTCGGCACCGCCGCGCTCGCCTCGTTGACCGGCGCCAAACCGGCGGCCGCCAGCGCGAAGCTCGGCATCGGCAGCGTTCCTCACTTCGCCCCCAAGGCGAAGCGGGCGATCTACCTGTTCATGGCCGGAGCCCCGTCGCCGCCCGACATGCTCGACTACAAGCCGAAGATGCGGGACAAGTTCAAGGCCGATCTCCGCAAGGAAGTGTACGAAGATGGCTCGCCGGTGCTGCGCACTCGGGTGACCACGATGACCTCGGGGCAAAGTGCGTTTCCCATCGCTCCTTCGAAGTACAAGTTCGAGCAGTACGGACAAGGCGGCGCCTGGATCAGCGAGCTTCTGCCTTACACCTCGCGAATGGCCGACGACATTGCCATCATTCGTTCGATGTGGACCGAGGCCATCAACCACGATCCAGCGATCACCTACATCACTACCGGCAACCAACTGCCTGGCTCACCGAGCCTGGGTGCCTGGCTCAGTTATGGGCTTGGCAGCGAGAATGAAAACCTGCCGTCGTTCGTGGTAATGACCCCTAGTTGGACCGGTCGCCAGGAAGCCCAAGCGTTGTACAATCGGCTCTGGGGTACCGGTTTCCTGCCGAGTAAGCACCAGGGGGTCGCCCTGCGTTCGAGCGGCGACCCTGTGCTGTTCCTGTCGAATCCCCCCGGCGTGAGCCCCACCGATCGCCGCCGGGTGCTGGACACCGTGGCCGCGTTCAACCGCGAGCGGTATCAGCAATTCGCCGATCCCGAAACCGAGGCCCGCATCGCCCAGTACGAGATGGCCTATCGCATGCAAACGTCGGTACCGGAGTTGACCGACCTGTCGAAAGAGCCACAGCACGTGCTCGACATGTACGGCCCCGACGTCCACAAGCCCGGCACGTTCGCCGCGAGTTGCTTGCTAGCGAGGCGGATGATCGAGCGCGGAGTTCGGTTTACCCAGATCTTCCACCGCGGTTGGGACCAGCACTTCAACCTGCCAGGCGACCTGCCGAATCAATGTCGCGACATCGACCAGCCAAGCTGGGCGCTCGTGCAAGATCTCAAGCAACGCGGGCTGCTCGACGACACCCTGGTGGTCTGGGGCGGCGAGTTCGGCCGCACCATGTATTGCCAAGGCACGCTCAACGACAAGACCTACGGGCGCGATCACCATCCCGGCTGTTTCAGCATCTGGATGGCCGGCGGCGGCGTGAAAGGGGGCACCGTGCATGGCAATACCTGCGACTACGGGTGCAACATCGTCGATGCATCCGGCGCGCCGACCACCAAGTTTGAAGACGGCGCGGTCCACATTCGCGATCTCAATGCGACTATTCTCCACCAGCTTGGCATCGATCATAATCGTCTGAGTGTGAAGTTCCGTGGTCTCGACCAAAAACTTACCGGGGTCGAAGAAGCCCACGTCGTGAAGTCGGTGCTCGCTTAG
- a CDS encoding DUF5722 domain-containing protein encodes MIRRLASLLSGCCFMGLLMMAGSLSQAEQPATPYEGTFPTADSKKGLQVELVDDALALGIRHATLNINLSQAMLPGAAADDPRVIGYQNATGTYTMNGDFVRGVEQQLRPLSDAGVLVYAILLTYESDDPDVNRVALHPSYDKSAPNHLGAFNTETQEGREWLAATIEFLAERWSRPSGECGRMVGYIVGNEVNSHWFWSNCGRVTMEEFAEDYLDAVRIVHTAVRSKATWPRVYLSLEHHWNIRYPGGDELQAFPARPFLEYFAKRAKETPGGDFDWHVAFHPYPENLFEPRFWNDKTATDTPDTPRVTFKNLHILTDYLKQPAMQHEGATRHVLLSEQGFHSTPDKEGETAQAAAYCYAYEKVNRLAGIDAFILHRHIDHPHEGGLNLGLRRRTPGAADPHPKKPMYDCFQAAGTPAWDETSKFALPIVGLESWDEISE; translated from the coding sequence ATGATTCGTCGATTAGCATCGTTGTTGTCTGGTTGTTGTTTCATGGGCCTGCTGATGATGGCTGGCTCGCTGTCACAGGCCGAGCAGCCCGCGACTCCCTACGAGGGGACCTTCCCCACGGCCGACTCGAAGAAAGGCCTGCAGGTCGAACTCGTCGACGATGCCCTCGCGCTCGGCATTCGCCATGCGACGCTCAACATCAATCTCTCGCAGGCGATGCTGCCCGGCGCGGCTGCCGACGACCCGCGGGTGATTGGCTACCAGAACGCAACCGGCACTTACACCATGAATGGCGACTTCGTCCGCGGCGTCGAGCAGCAGCTCCGTCCGCTGAGCGACGCGGGCGTGTTGGTGTATGCCATTTTATTGACCTACGAGTCGGACGATCCCGACGTAAACCGCGTTGCCTTGCACCCGAGCTACGACAAGAGTGCTCCTAACCACTTGGGGGCCTTCAACACCGAGACGCAAGAGGGGCGCGAGTGGCTGGCTGCTACCATCGAGTTTCTCGCCGAGCGGTGGTCGCGTCCTTCGGGCGAATGCGGCCGGATGGTCGGGTACATCGTCGGCAACGAGGTGAACTCGCACTGGTTCTGGAGCAACTGCGGCCGCGTGACCATGGAGGAGTTCGCCGAAGACTACCTCGACGCGGTGCGTATCGTGCATACTGCGGTGCGGAGTAAGGCTACCTGGCCGCGGGTGTACCTGTCGCTGGAGCACCATTGGAACATCCGCTACCCCGGCGGCGACGAGCTGCAAGCGTTCCCCGCCCGCCCGTTCCTCGAGTACTTTGCCAAGCGCGCCAAAGAGACTCCTGGCGGCGACTTCGATTGGCACGTTGCTTTTCATCCCTATCCCGAGAACCTGTTTGAGCCGCGATTCTGGAACGACAAAACCGCAACCGACACGCCCGACACCCCGCGGGTGACCTTCAAGAACCTGCACATTCTGACCGACTATCTCAAGCAGCCGGCGATGCAGCATGAGGGAGCGACAAGGCACGTGTTACTCAGCGAGCAAGGCTTCCACAGCACGCCCGACAAAGAGGGCGAGACGGCGCAAGCGGCCGCTTATTGCTACGCTTACGAGAAGGTCAACCGCCTCGCTGGCATCGACGCGTTCATCCTGCACCGCCACATCGATCACCCCCACGAAGGGGGCCTGAACCTGGGCCTCCGCCGCCGCACGCCGGGTGCGGCCGATCCCCATCCCAAGAAACCGATGTACGACTGCTTCCAAGCCGCCGGCACGCCAGCCTGGGATGAAACCTCGAAGTTCGCCCTACCGATCGTGGGACTTGAGAGTTGGGACGAGATTTCGGAGTAA
- a CDS encoding site-specific DNA-methyltransferase — translation MPTLNWIGKDAVVDHHRRVPTRLLECDRELSVGDPDAENLLVEGDNLEALKALLPRYRGQVKCIYIDPPYNTGNENWVYNDNVNDPRVRKWLGEVVGKEAEDLCRHDKWLCMMYPRLALLREFLREDGAIFVSIADHEVQNLRAILDEVFGRQNFIATVVWQKVYAPKSSAKYFSEDHDYILVYARNAERFLPNLMPRTDKQNKAYSNRDDDPRGPWRPNNLAARNYYSKGTYPITCPGGRVITGPPRGSYWRVSKEKLELLDAEGRIYWGKDGNSVPAPKIFLSEVKQGVVPQTLWKYEEVGHTQEAKKELVSLCDFDSSADVFITPKPTRLIRRIIDLATEKDSLILDSFAGSGTTGHAVMAANKADGGNRRCILVEVEPEVSQRVTRQRLERASEQLSECETGGGERV, via the coding sequence ATGCCCACACTCAACTGGATTGGAAAAGACGCGGTCGTCGACCATCACCGCCGAGTGCCGACGCGGCTGTTGGAGTGCGACCGCGAACTGTCGGTTGGTGATCCCGATGCCGAAAACCTGCTGGTTGAGGGAGACAATCTCGAAGCCCTCAAGGCCTTGCTGCCCCGCTATCGGGGACAGGTAAAGTGCATTTACATCGATCCTCCTTACAACACCGGCAACGAGAACTGGGTTTACAACGACAACGTCAACGACCCCCGCGTCCGCAAATGGCTTGGTGAGGTCGTCGGCAAAGAGGCCGAAGACCTCTGCCGCCACGACAAGTGGCTCTGCATGATGTACCCGCGACTGGCGCTTTTGCGGGAGTTTCTGAGAGAAGATGGTGCGATTTTTGTTTCGATTGCCGACCATGAAGTCCAGAACTTACGAGCAATCCTTGATGAAGTGTTTGGTAGGCAGAACTTCATTGCAACGGTTGTCTGGCAGAAAGTGTATGCTCCTAAGAGTTCAGCCAAGTATTTCTCCGAAGATCATGACTACATTCTTGTATACGCAAGAAATGCTGAGCGTTTTTTGCCAAATCTAATGCCTCGCACCGACAAGCAAAATAAGGCATACAGCAATCGGGATGACGACCCCAGAGGACCTTGGCGACCTAATAATCTTGCAGCACGAAACTACTATAGCAAAGGGACATATCCAATTACTTGTCCCGGTGGCAGGGTCATTACAGGTCCTCCGCGTGGATCCTATTGGCGAGTTTCTAAAGAGAAGTTGGAATTACTAGACGCTGAAGGTCGCATCTACTGGGGAAAAGATGGGAATAGCGTTCCGGCTCCCAAGATATTTCTCTCAGAAGTTAAGCAAGGTGTAGTTCCGCAGACATTGTGGAAGTATGAAGAAGTGGGACATACTCAAGAAGCAAAGAAAGAATTGGTCAGCCTTTGCGATTTTGACTCATCTGCCGATGTCTTTATCACTCCCAAACCTACTCGACTAATCCGACGCATCATCGACTTGGCAACCGAGAAAGATTCGCTCATTCTGGATTCTTTCGCGGGCAGTGGCACGACTGGTCATGCGGTAATGGCTGCCAACAAAGCCGATGGAGGCAATCGTCGTTGCATCCTCGTGGAGGTCGAACCCGAGGTTTCACAAAGAGTCACCCGGCAGCGACTAGAGCGAGCATCCGAGCAGCTTTCCGAATGTGAAACGGGGGGGGGGGAGCGAGTCTAG